The Peribacillus sp. FSL P2-0133 genome has a segment encoding these proteins:
- the metG gene encoding methionine--tRNA ligase, translating into MQDKLKTFYITTPIYYPSGNLHIGHAYTTVAGDAMARYKRMRGFDVMYLTGTDEHGQKIQRKAAEEGVTPQQYVDNIVSGIKELWEKLDISYDDFIRTTEDRHKEVVAKIFKRLLDQGDIYLDQYEGLYCTPCESFFTERQVEESNGNCPDCGRPVEKVKEESYFFKMSKYADRLLKFYEENPDFIQPESRKNEMINNFIKPGLEDLAVSRTTFDWGIKVPGDPKHVIYVWIDALTNYITALGYGTDNDSKYLNYWPADVHLVGKEIVRFHTIYWPIMLMALDVPLPKKVFAHGWLLMKDGKMSKSKGNVVDPVTLIDRYGLDSLRYYLLREVPFGSDGVFTPEGFVERINFDLANDLGNLLNRTVAMVNKYFDGVIPNYGGSNGEFEKALLEMNQDTVGKYEEAMENMEFSVALTSIWQLVSRTNKFIDETQPWTLAKDESRKEDLASVMVHLAESLRRTAILLKPFLTQTPEKIFAQLSIKDDVLKSWDSLAEFGQIPAETKVLKGEPIFPRLDMEVEVLYIKDQMQGGAPKAEEKVEETIPEVDEITIDDFTKVELRVAQVMEVEPVKKADKLLKLQLDLGYEKRQVVSGIAQHYKPEDLVGKKVICVTNLKPVKLRGELSQGMILAGSQDGVLSVATIDSSIPNGSKVK; encoded by the coding sequence GTGCAAGATAAATTAAAAACATTCTATATCACGACACCCATATATTATCCGAGTGGTAATTTACATATAGGGCACGCGTATACGACAGTGGCAGGGGATGCCATGGCTCGTTATAAAAGGATGCGTGGCTTCGATGTCATGTATTTAACAGGAACTGATGAACATGGTCAAAAAATCCAGCGTAAAGCGGCTGAGGAAGGAGTCACTCCTCAGCAATATGTAGATAATATCGTATCGGGGATTAAAGAGCTCTGGGAAAAGCTTGATATTTCATATGATGATTTCATCAGGACGACGGAAGATCGCCATAAAGAGGTCGTAGCCAAGATTTTCAAAAGGCTATTGGACCAGGGTGATATATATTTGGACCAATATGAAGGATTATATTGTACACCATGCGAATCTTTCTTCACGGAACGTCAGGTGGAAGAAAGCAATGGAAATTGTCCTGATTGCGGCAGGCCTGTTGAAAAGGTGAAAGAGGAATCTTATTTCTTTAAGATGAGTAAATATGCGGATCGGTTACTGAAATTTTATGAGGAGAACCCGGATTTCATTCAACCGGAATCGCGCAAAAACGAAATGATCAATAACTTCATCAAGCCTGGATTGGAAGACCTGGCCGTTTCCCGTACTACTTTCGATTGGGGCATCAAGGTGCCGGGAGATCCAAAGCATGTTATTTATGTATGGATTGATGCATTGACCAATTATATAACGGCATTAGGGTATGGAACGGATAATGATTCTAAATACTTGAATTATTGGCCTGCCGATGTACATCTGGTCGGAAAGGAAATCGTTCGTTTCCATACAATCTATTGGCCGATCATGTTAATGGCCCTTGACGTGCCGCTTCCAAAGAAAGTCTTTGCCCACGGATGGCTTCTCATGAAAGATGGTAAAATGTCCAAATCAAAAGGGAATGTAGTAGATCCCGTTACATTGATTGATCGTTACGGTTTGGATTCTTTACGCTACTACTTATTGCGTGAAGTACCATTTGGTTCAGATGGAGTATTTACACCGGAAGGGTTTGTGGAACGGATCAATTTTGACCTGGCAAATGATTTAGGGAATTTATTAAATCGAACAGTTGCAATGGTCAATAAGTATTTTGATGGTGTGATTCCAAATTACGGAGGATCCAATGGCGAATTCGAAAAGGCTTTGCTTGAAATGAACCAAGATACGGTAGGTAAGTATGAGGAAGCAATGGAAAACATGGAATTTTCAGTTGCACTAACATCCATTTGGCAACTCGTGAGCAGAACTAATAAATTCATTGATGAGACCCAGCCATGGACTCTTGCTAAAGATGAATCAAGGAAGGAAGACCTTGCTAGTGTCATGGTTCATTTGGCGGAATCATTACGCAGGACGGCAATCCTTTTGAAACCGTTCTTGACGCAAACACCGGAAAAAATCTTTGCTCAGCTTAGCATCAAAGATGATGTGTTAAAATCCTGGGACAGTTTAGCGGAATTCGGTCAAATTCCTGCTGAAACAAAAGTCTTGAAGGGAGAGCCGATCTTCCCTCGTCTGGATATGGAAGTGGAAGTTTTATATATTAAAGATCAAATGCAGGGCGGCGCCCCCAAGGCCGAGGAAAAAGTGGAAGAGACGATTCCCGAAGTTGATGAAATCACTATTGATGACTTTACAAAAGTGGAGCTTCGTGTTGCTCAGGTCATGGAAGTTGAGCCTGTTAAGAAGGCGGATAAGCTTCTTAAACTTCAGCTTGACTTGGGTTATGAGAAACGCCAAGTCGTATCAGGCATTGCACAGCACTATAAACCTGAAGATTTAGTAGGCAAAAAAGTGATATGCGTAACAAATTTGAAACCTGTTAAACTTCGTGGCGAGCTCTCTCAAGGAATGATTTTGGCGGGAAGCCAGGATGGAGTGCTCTCAGTCGCTACAATAGATTCATCGATTCCTAATGGTTCAAAGGTGAAATAA
- a CDS encoding TatD family hydrolase, with protein MLFDTHVHVNAEQFNEDLEDVIERAKEAGVNNMVVVGFDRPTIIRAMELIEAYDFMYAAVGWHPVDAIDMTEEDLQWIEELSNHPKVVAIGEMGLDYHWDKSPKDVQMEVFRKQIRLAKKVGLPIIIHNREATADIVNILKEEEASRVGGIMHCFSGSAETALECINMNFYISLGGPVTFKNAKKPKEVAAAVPLDRLLIETDCPYLAPHPYRGKRNEPSYVKLVAEQIAEIKQLTLEEVSQATTENAKKLFGIN; from the coding sequence ATGTTATTTGATACACACGTACATGTTAATGCGGAACAATTCAACGAGGATCTCGAAGACGTAATAGAAAGAGCTAAGGAAGCAGGAGTCAATAATATGGTAGTCGTTGGTTTTGACCGGCCTACTATTATAAGGGCAATGGAATTAATAGAAGCTTATGATTTCATGTATGCCGCGGTCGGATGGCATCCTGTGGATGCTATAGATATGACAGAAGAGGACTTACAATGGATCGAGGAATTATCCAATCATCCAAAGGTTGTGGCCATTGGTGAGATGGGCCTGGATTATCATTGGGATAAATCGCCGAAAGATGTTCAAATGGAGGTGTTCAGGAAGCAAATCCGATTGGCAAAAAAGGTGGGTCTGCCCATTATCATCCATAATCGGGAAGCGACCGCGGATATCGTGAACATACTCAAGGAAGAAGAGGCATCAAGGGTTGGGGGCATCATGCATTGCTTTAGCGGAAGTGCAGAAACGGCTTTGGAATGCATCAATATGAACTTTTATATTTCATTGGGTGGCCCTGTGACCTTCAAGAATGCAAAAAAACCAAAGGAAGTGGCAGCCGCCGTACCATTAGACCGTTTACTGATAGAGACCGATTGTCCATACTTGGCTCCCCATCCTTATAGAGGAAAGCGTAATGAACCTTCGTATGTGAAGCTTGTTGCTGAACAAATTGCAGAAATCAAACAACTCACATTAGAAGAAGTTTCCCAGGCAACAACGGAAAATGCCAAGAAATTATTCGGCATTAACTGA
- a CDS encoding G5 and 3D domain-containing protein: MAIAICSAILVSTALGILIYQGTKDTVTIMLDGKKEVVRTHAATVNDMLEDLEITVKAADYVHPSRATEVDDDLEVVWKPAQKIVMVQDGKTKDVWSTADTVDELLKDQNLSVKEQDKITPSKNTKLKANMEVAIDKAFSLKLVVGGDEKQVWSTSTTVADFLKQQGVKLNDLDRVEPELTEKVEAENTVNVVRIEKVTDVVEEPVDFAVITKKDDSLSKGKEKIVKEGKDGLISKEYEVIKENGKEVKRELLSEKVVNKKQDKVVTVGTRTTVAQASRGVTNVSSSSGKEIYVSSTAYTASCKGCSGVTSTGVDLKSNPGAKIIAVDPNVIPMGSKVYVDGYGYAVAADKGGAIKGNRIDVFFSSKNDAYRWGVKRVKVRVLD, encoded by the coding sequence ATGGCAATTGCCATTTGCAGTGCTATTCTTGTTTCTACAGCATTGGGAATACTGATATATCAAGGAACAAAGGATACAGTAACAATTATGCTAGACGGAAAAAAAGAGGTAGTGCGTACACACGCGGCTACTGTAAATGATATGTTGGAAGATTTAGAGATTACCGTTAAAGCTGCAGACTATGTCCACCCATCTAGAGCCACCGAGGTTGATGATGATTTAGAGGTGGTTTGGAAGCCTGCACAAAAAATCGTCATGGTACAGGATGGTAAGACGAAGGATGTTTGGTCTACCGCCGATACGGTAGACGAACTTTTAAAAGACCAAAATCTTAGTGTGAAGGAACAGGATAAGATCACCCCTTCGAAAAATACGAAGCTGAAAGCGAATATGGAAGTTGCCATAGACAAAGCCTTTTCACTGAAATTAGTGGTAGGTGGAGACGAAAAGCAGGTATGGTCAACTTCGACTACTGTCGCTGACTTTTTAAAGCAACAAGGAGTAAAACTCAATGATTTGGATCGAGTTGAGCCAGAATTAACCGAAAAAGTTGAAGCTGAGAATACGGTAAACGTAGTTCGAATTGAAAAAGTCACCGATGTAGTGGAAGAACCAGTTGACTTTGCTGTCATAACTAAAAAAGATGACTCTTTATCAAAAGGGAAAGAGAAAATTGTCAAAGAAGGAAAAGACGGACTCATTTCCAAGGAATATGAAGTTATTAAAGAAAATGGCAAAGAGGTTAAAAGAGAATTACTTTCAGAAAAAGTAGTTAATAAAAAGCAGGATAAAGTTGTAACGGTCGGAACTCGAACGACGGTTGCCCAGGCATCACGCGGAGTAACTAACGTTAGTTCTTCAAGTGGAAAAGAAATATACGTATCATCAACAGCGTATACTGCCAGTTGTAAGGGCTGTTCCGGTGTCACGTCCACAGGCGTGGATCTAAAGAGTAATCCGGGTGCGAAAATCATCGCTGTCGATCCAAACGTAATTCCTATGGGCTCTAAAGTATATGTGGATGGCTATGGCTATGCAGTGGCTGCTGACAAAGGCGGAGCAATAAAGGGAAATAGGATTGACGTCTTCTTTTCCTCAAAAAATGATGCCTATCGCTGGGGTGTAAAGAGGGTAAAGGTTCGTGTATTGGACTAA